Sequence from the Bacillus thuringiensis genome:
TTCATCATACTCCCAGCATTATGCATTACTATTTTAGCTATCGTTATATTAACTCTTTCAAATGGTTTGACGGGTGTAATGATTGCAGCGATATTATACGGTATTGGATTTGGCTCAGCACAACCAGCTTTGCAGGCGGCGATGCTTACAATAGTTGATCCGAGTAAAAGAGGGGTTGCTAACGCTTCATTTTTTACTGCATTTGATTTAGGAATTGGATTGGGGGCAATTTTACTTGGATTTGTTTCGCAAATGTTTGGTTACCGTATTTTATTTGCGGGTAGTGCAATTTCAGGATTAATTGCTTTAATTATTTTTGTCGTTCTTGTAAAACAACGATTAAGTAAAAAAGAATTTGCGTAAACTGGAGGAACAAAGATGAAAATTTCAATTGATCATAAAGCTCTACAATGGTTTAAAGAAGAGTTACGTATAAAGCATGGTGAATCTATACGGTTTAATGTAAGATACGGAGGAGATAGCTCGATTCAGCCTGGCTATTCTTTAGGGATTGTTGCGGAGAAACCAGATGGGGGAATCGTGTCAGTTGAGAAAGAAGACATTCTATTTTTTGTGGATGTTGATGATCTTTGGTACTTTCAAAACTATGATTTAGTTGTAGGTTATCATGAGGGAACAGAAGAAATTCAATTTAATTACGTAAAATAATAACTTTATTAAAAATAAATAAATTGTATATGAAAATTATATTTAGAGAATAGTGAAATAAGTATAATGCAAAAAACGAGCTGTATATGTTTACAGTTCGTTTTTTTTATTTAGTAAAAGGAATTATAAAATAGATATATTTAATAGGATTATATGAATCAACTTTATATTTTGTTTTAAAGATAGATAGAGAGAAGTCTGTCCTTTCTTTATAAAATATGAAAATTATTTTTGAAAAATTGTATTGTTACATCGATAAAAGTATAGGAAACTTATCATTATAAAATAAATTGAAATCTTCTAAAAACTCTGATACATTGAAATAGAAATGTAGTTTCACAGTATTGTAAAGGCTTACAAGTTATGTGCACGAAGATCTATTAGGATTGGAGGAAATAATGATGAAAGCTGAAGAAAAATTTTCCCCGGGATTAGATGGTATAGTGGCAGCGGAGACGAAGATCTCGTTTCTTGACACAGTGAAAGGTGAAATTGTAATTCAAGGGTATGATTTAATCGAACTCTCAAAAACAAAAGAGTATTTAGACATTGTGCACCTTTTATTGGAAGAACATCTACCGAATGAAGATGAAAAAGCAACACTTGAAAACAAATTAAAAGAAGAATATGCGGTACCAGAAGGTGTATTCAACGTATTAAAGGCATTACCGAAAGAAACGCACCCTATGGATGGATTGCGTACAGGTGTGTCCGCATTAGCTGGTTATGATAATGATATCGAAAACCGTTCATTAGAAGTAAACAAAAGCCGTGGGTACAAGCTGTTAAGTAAAGTACCAAACATTGTAGCGAATAGCTATCATATTTTAAATAATGAAGACCCAATCGAACCTCTTAAGGAATTATCATATAGCGCGAATTTCTTCTATATGTTAACAGGTAAAAAACCAACGGAACTTGAGGAGAAGATCTTTGATCGTTCCCTTGTTTTATATAGTGAACATGAAATGCCAAATTCTACATTTACAGCGCGCGTTATTGCATCAACGCAATCCGACTTATATGGTGCTTTAACAGGTGCGGTTGCATCACTAAAAGGAAGCTTACATGGCGGTGCAAATGAAGCGGTTATGTACATGCTTTTAGAAGCTGGTAATGTTGAGAAGTTTGAAGAGTTGTTACAGAAGAAATTATATAACAAAGAAAAAATTATGGGCTTTGGACACCGTGTTTATATGAAGAAAATGGATCCAAGAGCTTTAATGATGAAGGAAGCTTTAAAGCAGTTATGTGATGTCAAAGGTGATTATACACTATATGAAATGTGTGAAGCTGGAGAAAAGATTATGGAGAAGGAAAAAGGAATTTATCCAAACCTTGATTATTATGCAGCTCCAGTATATTGGATGCTTGGTATTCCAATCCAACTTTACACACCAATCTTCTTTAGCTCTAGAACAGTAGGACTATGTGCGCACGTGATTGAGCAACATGCAAATAATCGATTGTTCCGTCCGCGTGTAAATTATATTGGCGAGCGACATGTGCTTAGTAAATAAGAACAACTGGGGAGTTGTTAGCGCCGCCCGCCAGATGGGTGTTTGACCGACACCCATCATTAATAATAACGAATTTTCGACAGAAAGGGAAGATTAGCATGATTAAAACAAATGAAATTAAACAAAAAGATGCATTATTAGAAGAAATTACGGATTATGTATTAAATAAAGAGGTTACTAGTGCAGAAGCATTTAGTACTGCTCGCTATGTATTATTAGATACACTTGGATGCGGAATTTTAGCACTTCAATACCCAGAGTGTACGAAATTATTAGGACCAGTTGTACCAGGAACAATCGTGCCAAACGGTACACGTGTGCCAGGAACATCTTACGTACTAGATCCAGTGAAAGGTGCATTCAATATTGGATGTATGATCCGTTGGTTAGACTATAACGATACTTGGCTTGCAGCAGAATGGGGACATCCATCTGATAACTTAGGCGGAATTTTAGCAGTTGCAGATTATATGAGCCGAGTTCGTATTTCAGAAGGAAAAGAACCGTTAAAAGTACGTGAAGTATTAGAAATGATGATTAAAGCTCATGAAATTCAAGGTGTACTCGCTTTAGAAAACAGCTTAAACCGTGTTGGTCTTGACCACGTATTATATGTAAAAGTAGCAACAACTGCTGTAGTTGCGAAAATGCTTGGTGGAACACGTGAAGAAATCTTTAATGCATTATCACATGCGTGGATTGATAATTCTAGTCTTCGTACATATCGTCATGCTCCAAATACTGGATCACGTAAATCATGGGCAGCAGGTGACGCAACGAGCCGCGGTGTTCATCTTGCAATGACTGCTCTAAAAGGTGAAATGGGTTACCCTACAGCATTATCTGCACCAGGATGGGGATTCCAAGATGTGTTATTCAATAAACAAGAATTAAAATTAGCTAGACCATTAGAGTCTTATGTAATGGAAAATGTATTATTTAAAGTTTCATATCCAGCAGAATTCCATGCACAAACAGCTGCAGAATGTGCTGTGAAATTACATCCAGAAATTAAAGAAAGATTAGATGAAATTGACCGTATTACAATTACAACTCATGAATCAGCAATTCGTATTATTGATAAAGAAGGTCCATTAAATAACCCAGCTGATCGTGATCATTGCTTACAATACATTACGGCAATTGGTTTATTAAAAGGAGATATCGTTGCGGACGATTACGAGGATGCAGTAGCAAATGATCCACGTGTAGATGAATTACGTAATAAGATGGTTGTTGTTGAAAACAAACAGTACAGTTTAGATTACCTTGACCCGAACAAGCGCTCAATCGCCAATGCTGTTCAAGTTCATTTCAAGGATGGCACTGTAACAGAGAGCGTAGAATGCGAATATCCACTTGGTCACCGTTTCCGTAGAGACGAAGCGATTCCAAAAGTTGTTCAAAAATTCACTGCGAATATGGCAGGTCATTATTCTAATAAGCAACAAGAACAAATTCATGAAGTTTGTTTAAATGAAGAAAAACTAGAAAATATGAATGTAAACGAATTTGTAGATTTATTCTTAATTTAATAATAGGGGGAATCTAAAATGGCTTGGGTTGTGGATAAACAGTCAACACAAGAAGAGCTTGCGAATCGCTTCCGAGCTTTAGTAGAAGCAAATGAAATTTTACAAATTCCAGGTGCTCATGATGCAATGGCAGCTCTTGTTGCGAAAAATACAGGTTTTTCAGCTCTTTATTTATCGGGAGCTGCTTATACTGCAAGTAAAGGGCTACCAGATTTAGGAATCGTGACGTCTACTGAAGTAGCAGAGAGAGCAAGAGATTTGGTAAGAGCTACAGATTTACCAGTTCTTGTTGACATTGATACTGGATTTGGTGGTGTCCTAAACGTAGCGAGAACAGCGGTAGAAATGTTGGAAGCAAAAGTAGCAGCTGTTCAAATTGAAGATCAACAATTACCAAAAAAATGTGGACATTTAAATGGTAAGAAACTTGTTACGACAGAAGAATTAGTTCAAAAGATTAAAGCGATTAAAGAAGTTGCACCAAGCTTATATATTGTAGCGCGCACAGATGCTCGCGGCGTAGAAGGCTTGGATGAAGCGATTGAAAGAGCGAACGCCTATGTAAAAGCAGGTGCAGATGCGATATTCCCTGAAGCGCTTCAATCGGAAGAGGAGTTCCGTCTATTTACTAGTAAAGTAAATGCACCTTTACTTGCGAATATGACTGAGTTCGGGAAAACGCCGTATTATAGTGCAGAGGAATTTGCGAATATGGGCTTCCAAATGGTTATTTATCCTGTAACTTCACTTCGTGTTGCAGCGAAAGCGTATGAAAATGTGTTTACTTTAATTAAGGAAACCGGTTCTCAAAAAGATGCACTTTCAAATATGCAAACGAGAAGTGAGTTATATGAAACAATTTCATATCATGACTTTGAAGAACTAGATACTGGAATTGCAAAAACAGTATTATCAGAGGATCAATAGATAAAACAACTAAGGCGATGAGAATACATCTTTGGCAAAACGAACTGCTTGATGTGAAAATTCATCGCCTTCTGTTTTCAAAAATAAGATATTCCACTCATCGTAGACGAGCATATGTAGTAGCAAGTAAGGCCGAAATGATAGGGGGATTCAGATGGAGAAAACGAAGTTACCGTGGGATGAATTTTTTTCACTTAATAAAGATATGAATCATGCTTTCTTTACGCCAGAAGATTTTTCAGGAGATGAAGATTTAATTGCAAAAACGACAGAACAATTTGTTAAACAAGAAATTGTTCCACAAATGGAGAATATTGAACAACATAACTATAAAGTTTCTCGTCAATTATTTGAGAAAGCTGGAGAACTTGGATTATTAAGTATCGAGGTCCCAGAAGAATATGGCGGATTCGAATTAGGAAAGGCAGTTTCAGGACTTGTAGCAGAAAAAATGGGATACGCTGGTGCATTTAGTGTTTCATTTAATATACATGCTGGTGTAGGTACATTGCCTTACATATATTATGGAACGAAAGAACAAAAAGAAAAGTATTTGCCGAAAATTGCATCAGGAGAATGGATTGGTGCTTATGCTTTAACAGAGCCAAATGCCGGTTCTGATGCATTAAGTGCAAAAACGAGCGCAGTATTGAATGAAGATGGTACTGCTTGGAAGTTAAATGGTGAGAAGCAGTGGATTACAAATGCTCATATGGCAGATGTATACGTTGTTTTTGCGAAGACAAATAAAGGAATGACAGCTTTTATTGTCGAAAGAACATGTGAAGGTGTATCCATTGGACTAGAAGAAAAGAAAATGGGGATTAAAGGTTCTTCAACGGCAACACTTATTTTAGAAGATGTAGTAATACCTGCTGAAAATGTTTTAGGGGAAGTTGGGAAGGGGCATCACGTAGCTCTTAATATTCTTAACTTCGCTAGACTAAAGCTTGCTTTTGGAAATATTGGAACGGCAAAACAAGCAATTGGATTGTCAGTTCAATATGGAAAAGAACGAAAACAGTTCCAAACAGAATTAGTAGATTTTACGATGATTCAAGAGAAAATTGCAAATATGATTATTGCTACATATGGAGCAGAAAGTGCAGCGTATCGTACAGCAGGTGTAATTGATGAAGCAATTCATGAGAGTGATGAGGATCTTATGAAGAAAATGTCTCAATTTGCAATTGAATGTGCACTGAATAAAGTGAACGCTTCTGAAACACTTGCTTATATCGTAGATGAAGCTGTACAAATTCATGGCGGTTACGGTTATATGCAAGAGTACGAGGTAGAACGATTATATCGTGATGCAAGAATTAGTCGTATTTTTGAAGGAACGAACGAAATTAATAGATTAACAGTTGCCAAAATGTTAATGAAGCAAATCGAGCAAATAGAAGATACTGAAGTAGAAATTGATTTAGCGAATGTAGAAGGAAATCATCGTTACATTTTATTAGCGAAAAAATTGTTGAAACAATCTTTGAAAACGCTCTCTAAAACTCCAGGATTAAAAATTGATCAAGAGCAAGAATATTCACGTGTATTATCAAATATGTTAACGGACGTGTACGTCATGGAATCAGCATTTTTACGTACGAGTAAAGCAATTAGTAAAAATGGTGAAGAGAAAGAACGTACGAAACAAATGATAACTGACGTTATTTGTGAAGAAGGCTATCGCAAAGTAGAAGAAGCGGCGATTTCTATACTTTCAGCGGCTGTCATAGAAGAACAAGATAGACACGTGATTTTAACTGAAATTCGTCAATTATTAGTGCCTTTATACACGAACGTATTTACAAAAAAGAGAGAAATTGCGAAAGCTATTATAAATCGCGGAAAGTATATTGTGTAAATAGGAGGAAAGCGATATGAAAAAGATTGGTTTTATCGGTTTAGGTAACATGGGTCTTCCATTGTCTAAAAATTTAGTTAAATCTAATTACACAGTATATGGTGTGGATTTAAATAAAGATGCTGAAGCTTCCTTTGAAAAAGAAGGAGGAATTATTGGCTTATCAATCTCAAAACTAGCAGAAACATGCGATGTAATTTTTACAAGTTTACCTTCACCTCGGGCTGTTGAAGCAGTATATTTTGGACAAGAAGGATTATTTGAAAATAGTCACACGAATGTAGTTTTAATTGATACAAGTACTGTATCTCCACAGTTAAACAAACAGTTAGAGGAAGCTGCAAAGGAAAAGAAAGTAGACTTTTTAGCAGCACCTGTTAGTGGTGGGGTAATTGGAGCCGAAAATCGTACATTAACGTTTATGGTTGGTGGATCAAAAGAGGTATATGATAAAACGGAATCTATCATGAGCGTACTAGGAGCGAATATTTTCCATGTTAGTGAGCAAATTGATAGTGGTACAACTGTTAAATTAATTAATAACCTATTAATAGGTTTTTATACAGCTGGTGTGAGTGAAGCTTTAACATTAGCGAAAAAGAACAATATGGATTTGGATAAAATGTTTGATATTTTAAATGTAAGTTACGGCCAAAGTAGAATTTATGAGCGCAATTATAAAAGTTTTATTGCATCAGAAAACTACGAGCCAGGATTTACTGTGAATTTATTGAAGAAAGATTTGGGATTTGCAGTAGATTTAGCAAAAGAAAGCGAACTTCACTTACCAATAAGCGAAATGCTATTAAACGTATATGAAGAAGCAAGTGAAGCTGGGTATGGTGAAAACGATATGGCTGCTTTATATAAGAAAGTTAGTGAACAATTAATTTCTAATCAAAAATAATAGATTAATAAACATCATAAAAAAGGAGAGAATATAATGATTACAACTGAAATTAAACGAGTAAAAAATCATATTAATGGTGAGTGGGTAGAATCTACTGGTACAGAAGTAGAAGCAGTTCCGAATCCGGCGACTGGAAAAATTATCGCTTACGTTCCGCTATCTCCGAAAGAAGATGTTGAAAAAGCTGTTGAAGCAGCAAAAGCAGCATACGAAACATGGTCTAAAGTACCAGTTCCAAATCGTTCAAGACAATTGTATAAATATTTACAGCTTTTACAAGAAAACAAAGAAGAGCTTGCAAAAATCATTACGCTAGAAAATGGTAAAACATTAACGGATGCAACTGGTGAAGTACAACGTGGTATTGAAGCGGTAGAACTTGCAACATCAGCACCAAATTTAATGATGGGACAAGCACTTCCGAATATTGCTAGCGGCATTGATGGTTCAATTTGGCGCTACCCAATCGGAGTTGTTGCTGGAATTACGCCATTTAACTTCCCGATGATGATTCCATTATGGATGTTCCCACTTGCAATTGCTTGTGGTAATACATTCGTATTAAAAACATCTGAAAGAACACCACTTTTAGCAGAACGACTTGTAGAGTTATTCTATGAAGCTGGTTTTCCAAAAGGGGTATTAAACTTAGTACAAGGCGGAAAAGATGTTGTAAATAGCATTTTAGAAAATAAAGATATTCAAGCTGTTTCGTTCGTTGGATCTGAGCCGGTTGCTCGTTACGTATATGAAACAGGTACGAAACACGGGAAACGTGTACAAGCGTTGGCTGGTGCGAAAAACCATGCGATTGTACTGCCAGATTGCAATCTTGAGAAAACGGTGCAAGGTGTAATTGGATCTGCATTCGCAAGTAGCGGAGAGCGCTGCATGGCATGTTCAGTAGTAGCAGTAGTTGATGAAATTGCAGATGAATTCATCGACGTACTAGTAGCAGAGACGAAGAAGTTAAAAGTTGGTGATGGTTTCCACGAAGATAATTATGTTGGACCATTAATTCGTGAATCTCATAAAGAGCGTGTATTAGGCTATATTAATAGCGGTGTAGTAGATGGAGCAACATTATTAGTAGATGGCCGCAAAATTAAGGAAGAAGTTGGAGAAGGTTACTTTGTAGGTGCGACAATCTTTGATGGCGTAAATCAAGAAATGAAAATTTGGCAAGATGAAATTTTTGCTCCAGTATTAAGCATCGTAAGAGTTAAAGATTTAGAAGAAGGTATTAAACTAACAAATCAATCTAAATTTGCAAATGGTGCGGTTATTTATACGTCAAATGGTAAACATGCACAAACTTTCCGCGATAACATTGATGCTGGTATGATTGGTGTAAACGTAAACGTTCCAGCACCAATGGCATTCTTCGCATTTGCAGGAAACAAAGCTTCATTCTTTGG
This genomic interval carries:
- a CDS encoding HesB/YadR/YfhF family protein; this encodes MKISIDHKALQWFKEELRIKHGESIRFNVRYGGDSSIQPGYSLGIVAEKPDGGIVSVEKEDILFFVDVDDLWYFQNYDLVVGYHEGTEEIQFNYVK
- the mmgD gene encoding citrate synthase gives rise to the protein MMKAEEKFSPGLDGIVAAETKISFLDTVKGEIVIQGYDLIELSKTKEYLDIVHLLLEEHLPNEDEKATLENKLKEEYAVPEGVFNVLKALPKETHPMDGLRTGVSALAGYDNDIENRSLEVNKSRGYKLLSKVPNIVANSYHILNNEDPIEPLKELSYSANFFYMLTGKKPTELEEKIFDRSLVLYSEHEMPNSTFTARVIASTQSDLYGALTGAVASLKGSLHGGANEAVMYMLLEAGNVEKFEELLQKKLYNKEKIMGFGHRVYMKKMDPRALMMKEALKQLCDVKGDYTLYEMCEAGEKIMEKEKGIYPNLDYYAAPVYWMLGIPIQLYTPIFFSSRTVGLCAHVIEQHANNRLFRPRVNYIGERHVLSK
- the prpD gene encoding 2-methylcitrate dehydratase; this encodes MIKTNEIKQKDALLEEITDYVLNKEVTSAEAFSTARYVLLDTLGCGILALQYPECTKLLGPVVPGTIVPNGTRVPGTSYVLDPVKGAFNIGCMIRWLDYNDTWLAAEWGHPSDNLGGILAVADYMSRVRISEGKEPLKVREVLEMMIKAHEIQGVLALENSLNRVGLDHVLYVKVATTAVVAKMLGGTREEIFNALSHAWIDNSSLRTYRHAPNTGSRKSWAAGDATSRGVHLAMTALKGEMGYPTALSAPGWGFQDVLFNKQELKLARPLESYVMENVLFKVSYPAEFHAQTAAECAVKLHPEIKERLDEIDRITITTHESAIRIIDKEGPLNNPADRDHCLQYITAIGLLKGDIVADDYEDAVANDPRVDELRNKMVVVENKQYSLDYLDPNKRSIANAVQVHFKDGTVTESVECEYPLGHRFRRDEAIPKVVQKFTANMAGHYSNKQQEQIHEVCLNEEKLENMNVNEFVDLFLI
- the prpB gene encoding methylisocitrate lyase; translation: MAWVVDKQSTQEELANRFRALVEANEILQIPGAHDAMAALVAKNTGFSALYLSGAAYTASKGLPDLGIVTSTEVAERARDLVRATDLPVLVDIDTGFGGVLNVARTAVEMLEAKVAAVQIEDQQLPKKCGHLNGKKLVTTEELVQKIKAIKEVAPSLYIVARTDARGVEGLDEAIERANAYVKAGADAIFPEALQSEEEFRLFTSKVNAPLLANMTEFGKTPYYSAEEFANMGFQMVIYPVTSLRVAAKAYENVFTLIKETGSQKDALSNMQTRSELYETISYHDFEELDTGIAKTVLSEDQ
- a CDS encoding acyl-CoA dehydrogenase family protein; translated protein: MEKTKLPWDEFFSLNKDMNHAFFTPEDFSGDEDLIAKTTEQFVKQEIVPQMENIEQHNYKVSRQLFEKAGELGLLSIEVPEEYGGFELGKAVSGLVAEKMGYAGAFSVSFNIHAGVGTLPYIYYGTKEQKEKYLPKIASGEWIGAYALTEPNAGSDALSAKTSAVLNEDGTAWKLNGEKQWITNAHMADVYVVFAKTNKGMTAFIVERTCEGVSIGLEEKKMGIKGSSTATLILEDVVIPAENVLGEVGKGHHVALNILNFARLKLAFGNIGTAKQAIGLSVQYGKERKQFQTELVDFTMIQEKIANMIIATYGAESAAYRTAGVIDEAIHESDEDLMKKMSQFAIECALNKVNASETLAYIVDEAVQIHGGYGYMQEYEVERLYRDARISRIFEGTNEINRLTVAKMLMKQIEQIEDTEVEIDLANVEGNHRYILLAKKLLKQSLKTLSKTPGLKIDQEQEYSRVLSNMLTDVYVMESAFLRTSKAISKNGEEKERTKQMITDVICEEGYRKVEEAAISILSAAVIEEQDRHVILTEIRQLLVPLYTNVFTKKREIAKAIINRGKYIV
- a CDS encoding NAD(P)-dependent oxidoreductase, whose amino-acid sequence is MKKIGFIGLGNMGLPLSKNLVKSNYTVYGVDLNKDAEASFEKEGGIIGLSISKLAETCDVIFTSLPSPRAVEAVYFGQEGLFENSHTNVVLIDTSTVSPQLNKQLEEAAKEKKVDFLAAPVSGGVIGAENRTLTFMVGGSKEVYDKTESIMSVLGANIFHVSEQIDSGTTVKLINNLLIGFYTAGVSEALTLAKKNNMDLDKMFDILNVSYGQSRIYERNYKSFIASENYEPGFTVNLLKKDLGFAVDLAKESELHLPISEMLLNVYEEASEAGYGENDMAALYKKVSEQLISNQK
- a CDS encoding CoA-acylating methylmalonate-semialdehyde dehydrogenase, which gives rise to MITTEIKRVKNHINGEWVESTGTEVEAVPNPATGKIIAYVPLSPKEDVEKAVEAAKAAYETWSKVPVPNRSRQLYKYLQLLQENKEELAKIITLENGKTLTDATGEVQRGIEAVELATSAPNLMMGQALPNIASGIDGSIWRYPIGVVAGITPFNFPMMIPLWMFPLAIACGNTFVLKTSERTPLLAERLVELFYEAGFPKGVLNLVQGGKDVVNSILENKDIQAVSFVGSEPVARYVYETGTKHGKRVQALAGAKNHAIVLPDCNLEKTVQGVIGSAFASSGERCMACSVVAVVDEIADEFIDVLVAETKKLKVGDGFHEDNYVGPLIRESHKERVLGYINSGVVDGATLLVDGRKIKEEVGEGYFVGATIFDGVNQEMKIWQDEIFAPVLSIVRVKDLEEGIKLTNQSKFANGAVIYTSNGKHAQTFRDNIDAGMIGVNVNVPAPMAFFAFAGNKASFFGDLGTNGTDGVQFYTRKKVVTERWF